The sequence AATATGTTTCAAATTGGCGATAACATTGTTTATCCGATGCACGGAGCAGGTGTAATTGAGGCGATAGAAGAAATAGATCTTTTAGAGGAAAAACAACAGTATTATATCATAAAAATGTCAATCAACAATATGAAAGTTATGATTCCAACTAGCAAAATAGTGAGTTCAAGTATACGGCCAGTTACTGATATACTTGCGATAAACCACATTATACACATATTTCAACACGGAGAATCAGATACGTTACTGCCGTGGAAACAAAGGTATAAAGTAAACGCGGACAAAATAAAAATGGGTGAAATGCAAGAAGGCGCTGAAGTTGTACGCGATTTAATGCGCATT is a genomic window of Shouchella clausii containing:
- a CDS encoding CarD family transcriptional regulator; its protein translation is MFQIGDNIVYPMHGAGVIEAIEEIDLLEEKQQYYIIKMSINNMKVMIPTSKIVSSSIRPVTDILAINHIIHIFQHGESDTLLPWKQRYKVNADKIKMGEMQEGAEVVRDLMRIKKEKALNTSEKEMLDNAYEFLLSELEVVKGITDSQIKSFC